Within the Pseudorasbora parva isolate DD20220531a chromosome 15, ASM2467924v1, whole genome shotgun sequence genome, the region ttgtatctttaaaagaaaaagtgcctaataattctgcataCCGGAATATAAGCATACCGTTTTTCATTTCCAGCCTTCATTAATAATTATGTATCACTttctaaatgaataaatacaaaatgaatagttattaaaataaatgtggttTGGAACTGGTAAAATGTGTctggaaataaaaaatattatcagaATATCAAcctgcctaataattctgcacccACTGCAAGTACCATCCCAAAAGAACAGTTCAAAAGGCATGAAAAAGTTTGCAAGTAGGCTATATGCTGAGTAGATTCCTTTTTGTGACGCACTACACAAACTTAACGGTAAAGAAACAGAGATGCagatgttaattttttttttttttgcaaaacagCATACTCAAATAAAAATGGATCCTTTAGTTTTGAATACCTTATGCTTTTCTGTATGACcataaattacaaaatattttaaagttgTTTCCCATTATAATGAGACAAAATTATTTGTCATTGTGCCAATTCATGTCATGGAAGTCTCACTACAGTCAAGTTCTTTCtttgtcaagtttttttttttttttttttttttgccaggtggccttttttaattatatgtcATTACGTTGTCATCAATCGCTGTattgctgatcgtggtttcgagtaAAGGCATCTGccttcttcagggaacacaAGAACGTGCAGTGATTTCAGACAACTTAATCCatatattttaatccaatctgcagagatcagttatcactagggctggacgatatggccaaaatttatatcacgatatatttcttaattttggtcgatacgatataatttcaatatcgatatgaactacataaaagctttagaaaaactaccaagaactgccacaaaggatttctgtacctacaaacttacaaattaatttgccaagtctatgaaacctcctcctataaaactatataatattttagaaaaaaaaaacggtacaaataaattaatgttcaccttttatttgtatttagcctttatacgaacaagaaatgtgaaatcaccttcaaataaacaagactctcacttcgcaggcgcagtttattgagcattttcttttaagttttaaatttcagtgaagaacgattcatagcgctatattctccttttatgcaaaactatacctttatctactgatgcacaaaaaaaaaaaaaaaaaaaagactcaattcagtggcctatttgtgctctggttgagatgagtgcacgctgctttttgcaaggctttaaacacgagcaaatgatacattttcgtgaagccatgtctgaccgtctttcacaagctttgaaaggtaatttaaacgagaatgaacgcattggtgttaatacatgacattgtgtgcaaatgtggaaagtattaaaacaaatgtgccactttcctcttacataaatagtctacatggattatttGTAAGGATTGGCATCGTattgttagacattagattgatgcatctatgtcgatgtattgttacacccctagtcggcacctctccggcacaagtttaatatcagccccattcgcacgggattcgtattatctggggacctctggtgatttgtaataattgcagagaatgtctgtgatcttaatcccgtgcgaatcggccatgtctgtaatttgtaaagtaaaaattcccccgcaaattagcctacctaccatatttcgccgaacaccgaggtcctgtgataacattagtcccgtgcgaatcgacatctctgtgatttggccaggattaggcggattgtatatactttttgcaagctttttttcttcctgtgagcatttctatttttatctttcacgaagaataaagtctgcattcataatgcgcaccgttaattcccgtgcagccgcgcccgcacggattatactttcactttagaatgagtatcaatttgagagtaatctgattgaatggtgtgtttaatattaacatcaatactgttctgaatgaaaaacataacagaacagtatagtacaatgacaatcttgtttaaataggcgcttttacatttagttttgaaactgaatcttccgccgtatattgtcagcttcctactcgtgataaatgaaatctgattcctgccgctggtctgagctcaatgcatggcgtctgttcgctaactgaacgaaattatatttatttattaggctactgtaaaataatcaaaacgatatcgatgcctgtttatgatttcatacagctatctataacgaacatcatatccgggagaagtcagtaaattcgagtaaaatcacaggctttgcttatcccgtgcgaatgcgccacgcaaaactcagatgtggaggagtcatttctaaatcacagaggtccctagataatactaatcccgtgcgaatagtgctttagatagacgaaccacttccacgccacttaagaaagttagtctttcttctcttatcaactatttatttctccttacttgtggaagctcgttcagtcacatttgtgttgcggtcagggaaactctctttgtagctaaaacgtgccgcgttggatctatcagcctactactgctgagcactggctgcgtgtccgtggtgtaggcctacgtcatcacgcaagaagccaatcgtgttctgctctttctgatggcatgcgccctgaacgtcagtcatatcgaaatatcggaaatgtgtttaaaaatcatatcaccgttattgaaaaaaaatatatcgcgatatatattgatattgaattattgtccagccctagttATCACTATTAAAAGGGACAGTCAAATCGGTCAAATAATCTCAcatgtattaagcgaggtacgaagaacggACCCCAGGTCAATCATTAAAAGTAACAAATGAACAATTCCTTAATTTTTGGTTTTAAGCAATCaggaatcatttttttttaatcagccATACAAAAAAATTACCTGTGTTATTTAGTAGTATGTTGCTGGGGTTCAAGTCTCGGCATATGATTCCCTCTTGATGTAGTGCATCTAGAGCCACAACCATGTCAGCAGCCCAGCTCCTCACCAGAGCCTCAGGGATCCGTGTGTCTAATGAAACAGCGGCCAACTTATCCAGCTCTTGAAACAACTTTGACACTTTCTCAACCTCCTGCTCCCCTGAAGTGCCTTCTGACCCCAACAACACAACTTCATGTTCAACAAAGCTCTTCTGAGTTCTGGGTACAGCTGAGTCCAGCATGCCAGAGAGCATGGAGGAAGACAGAGTCAATAAATCTGCGTTAAAAGGTGTTTTTGATGGTTTATGTAGAAGTGGAATAGTGGCTATATCAACAGACAAGTCCAACTCAGCTTTCTCTCCTCTCTCTAGAACATCTGGCCTGCCAAATGTGGGAGAGGTTTGGTCTACAACAGCGAAAGCAATGCCTTCAGCGATAAGCTCCTCCGCTAAGACGTCTACTGTGCCCCCTTCGAGTGCTGGCAGATTGACCAAAAGATCAGGCGGTTGTCCCTCTACAGCACAGCTGACATTGGCATCCTCCAATACAGCCTCTTTAAAGGAAATGACTGGCACCAACTCATTTGAGCATTGATCACCATCAGACCTCCAGAGATCAGACACTTCCTGTAGCTTCTCCAGTGGCTCTTCTGTGACCTCTATACCAGCATCTGAAGGTAAAAACAGTGGCTTGCAGACATCTTTACTCTCACTGGATAAGAGCTCCTTGGGCGGTGATTGGTTCAGATGGTCAGGTGAACGTGTGCATTGATCCATAAAGTCAGCCAGCTGATCCTCCTCAGTGAAGAAGCACAGCTCCTGCATTGAAATTGGAGAGCACAGACTATCTGTGTTTAACACTGAACATGTATGTTTTTGTGTGCAGTGGTCTTCCTCCGGCTCCAGCTTCTCTTGCTCATACTCATTGCATAGTGTTAAGTAGCTGTTGGTGCATTCCTCCTCAGAGGTGGCACCCGAGTCTGGCAGTTGGGCTTCTAAAGGACGCTCCTCAATGCTTAGGCCCCGAGAATCCGCACTGCTGGAACCGGTGGGCACAGGAGTCAGGGTTGAATGTATAGCTGTAGCTTTCTGGATGAAAGGTATGTTGAAGCTTTCGTCAGGACTGCTGCCATGCAGATACTTGCAGATATGAGTCCATAATTTACCACCTGACGAGACAAAGAGGAAGTACTAGTAAACTTCTTGTTTACACACTTAGGCTTTTAGTTTTAAAGGAAAAACAAAGGAAAAACAACACACCCTCAGCATACTCTAGTAAAAGAAAGATGGAATCCTCTGAGATAATGTATTTCTCCAGTTGTACCATGTTAGGCACGGAACGAGGCACAACAGTCTTCTTAACACGCCCACACGCACTGCTTTTCCTTAAaccctgaacacacacagaaaTCACATCAGTACAAATCAAAGATCTCAATCTACCAGTCTACAGTCCAAAAAGAGTTTTATAAAAACCTGTAAAAAATTTGTCAGTTACACATTCAGATGGCGGAAGCTCAGTTTCCAATTTTTATTTGCTGTACTGCTAATCCAATCACTTTATTTTGTTCCGCAAACTTAAAATATTGCAAATATAATGTGTAAACTTATTGCTATACAGTCCtcttatatatttgtattacatCTAACCATTACATCAAAGAAAGCTTGAGATGTTTCTAGTCTCTAAATGGACTGTTTACACTTTCCTCAGAGAGCAGTGGGTCCCCAGAACCAGGACTAAAAACCACTGCAGTATTAAACATGCTGTATGCtggttgggttgtttgaatTCTAATAATGCTAAACAGAAATATATAGACTATAATATATAGACTATAAATATATAGACTATTTTCACAATTTACAGCTATTGGGAATTtcataaatcaataaaaaataaaatatgtctCGTCTTGTTTTGGTTCTTCTCTTAGTTGTGCACTCCATAATTTTACATCTCCTTGagatatttatcatttaaaaaaaatagcagggatcataaaaaatgcattttgtttttCACTGTCCAAAtaatttctcacacacacaacaaatacTTACATTCCACATGACAAAATTATCATTTAATTCACACAAATTAGTTAATTCAAAAGTTTAAATCTCTTGGATCTTATTTTGGTGTGTAGCTTTCTCTATGATTTATCATAAGGTTTCGACATAAGAAATTGTAAACTCTCTTTTACATTAATATCCAATTGGGCTCAACCTATGCAATAACACTTGTTTTTTCCCCAATTTATCATTAGCTGATCTCAATCTGTGTTTGTGAGCACTTTTTTATCAAGACAATCCACCTCACAGGTCTGGTATATCAATATGCTGATTAGACAAAGGTGTGCCTTAGGCTAACCACAATAAACGTCTACTCTAAAATGTTCGGTTTTATATCACAGCACAATGCTACAGATGTCGCAAGTTGAGGGAGCAAGCAATTGGCATGCTGACTGCAGGAATGTCCACCAGAGCTGTTGCTAGTGAATTGAATGTTCAATTATCTTCCAATGCCTTCTCCAAAGAAGTTTTCCGAGAATTTGGCAGTACATCCAACTGGTCTCACAACAGTAGACCACATGTAACCACACCAGCCCAGGATCTCCACATCCAGCATCTCCACCTCCAAGACTGTCTGACACCAGCCAACCAGACAGCTGCTGCAACAATCGGTTTGCATAACCAAAGAATTTCTGCATCTCTGGGAAGCTCCTCTGTGTCCTCATCAGGGTCTCAACCTGACTGCAGTTTGTTGTAGTAACCCATTTGAGAGGGGAAATGCTCACATTCCATTTCATGGCATCTTGCACTTTGGAAAGGTGTTCTCTTCATGGATGAATCCTGGTTTTCACTGTACAGAGCAGACGGCAGACAGCGTGTATGGCGTCATGTGGGTGAGTGGTTTGCTGATGTCAACATTGTGGATTGAGTGGCCCGTGGTATAGTGGGGTTATAGTATGGGCAGGCATATGTTATggtaacct harbors:
- the rps6kc1 gene encoding ribosomal protein S6 kinase delta-1 isoform X3 — protein: MISARNKDEIVRFYTVTDPTTHKKGYTVYKVTARIISRKNPEDIQEITVWKRYSDFKKLHQDLWQIHRNLFGQSELFPPFAKAKVFGRFDDSVIEKRRQCSEDLLQFSANIPALYGSQYIQDFFKGGEVQDSSELIGPAEPFSDFLADSLLESSSEGGSSHSDLNFLEVDGDFLAAVDDGMASGSIKHTATQSNSSSIPQSVKSPSQVGVESSHTSGTLSFASSVRNATEKEDYLEKASELITLAVQKEGEQEFAVAFSYYRRGVDLLLQGVQGEVSPSRREAVKRKTAEYLMRAELISAKLKDSMGQSSTQSRTLGSQCCGGSWSEQTHSDELKHYRVLGVIDKVLLVMDKRTQETFILKGLRKSSACGRVKKTVVPRSVPNMVQLEKYIISEDSIFLLLEYAEGGKLWTHICKYLHGSSPDESFNIPFIQKATAIHSTLTPVPTGSSSADSRGLSIEERPLEAQLPDSGATSEEECTNSYLTLCNEYEQEKLEPEEDHCTQKHTCSVLNTDSLCSPISMQELCFFTEEDQLADFMDQCTRSPDHLNQSPPKELLSSESKDVCKPLFLPSDAGIEVTEEPLEKLQEVSDLWRSDGDQCSNELVPVISFKEAVLEDANVSCAVEGQPPDLLVNLPALEGGTVDVLAEELIAEGIAFAVVDQTSPTFGRPDVLERGEKAELDLSVDIATIPLLHKPSKTPFNADLLTLSSSMLSGMLDSAVPRTQKSFVEHEVVLLGSEGTSGEQEVEKVSKLFQELDKLAAVSLDTRIPEALVRSWAADMVVALDALHQEGIICRDLNPSNILLNNTGRVQLTYFCSWSDVEESCDPNAFSKMYCAPEVGGICEETLACDWWSLGALLFELIVGKVSDFISFSDTFAGLRKKHRR